One window from the genome of Clarias gariepinus isolate MV-2021 ecotype Netherlands chromosome 15, CGAR_prim_01v2, whole genome shotgun sequence encodes:
- the nucb2a gene encoding nucleobindin-2a has protein sequence MSWIKALTACLVLSSLLFSSQSVPISVDKTKVKVPEETVQEPPQSVDTGLHYDRYLREVIDFLEKDQHFREKLHNTDMEDIKQGKLAKELDFVSHHVRTKLDELKRQEVSRLRTLIKAKQDIEGGNDVAVDHQALLKQFEYLNHMNPHTFEVEDLDRLIKSATKDLENYDKERHEEFKKYEMMKEHERREHLKTLDEESRKKEEEHYEEMKKKHADHPKINHPGSQNQLKEVWEEADGLDPDDFDPKTFFNLHDTNGDGFFDEQELEALFTKELEKIYDPANEEDDMVEMEEERLRMREHVMNEVDTNKDRLVSLDEFLVATKKKEFLEPDSWETLEQNQAYTEEEMREFEEHLVRQEQDLNEKTAELQKQRDELERQQEQLNAQKIELQQAVEHMERLKTQKGPPEVHVEGNEVPEPPKNEHQPPPADHQQLPPGHQDAPAAQQDLSHNQPLPQDSHPNVIQDVPQVP, from the exons ATGTCGTGGATAAAAGCTCTCACCGCTTGCCTTGTGCTCTCCAGCCTGCTGTTCAGCTCCCAGTCAGTGCCTATCAGTGTAGATAAAACTAAAGTCAAGGTGCCAGAGGAGACGGTGCAGGAACCTCCTCAGAGTGTG gacacTGGACTGCATTATGACCGCTATCTCAGGGAAGTTATTGATTTCCTCGAAAAAGACCAGCATTTTAGAGAAAAGCTTCACAACACAGACATGGAGGATATAAAG CAAGGGAAACTGGCTAAAGAGCTGGACTTCGTGAGCCACCACGTCAGGACGAAGCTGGACGAGTTGAAAAGGCAGGAAGTGAGTCGACTGAGGACGCTGATCAAAGCCAAGCAGGACATCGAAGGAGGGAACG ACGTGGCCGTGGACCATCAGGCTTTACTGAAGCAGTTCGAGTACCTGAACCACATGAACCCTCACACGTTCGAGGTGGAAGATCTGGACAGACTCATCAAATCA GCCACGAAGGATTTGGAGAACTACGACAAAGAACGTCACGAGGAGTTTAAAAAGTACGAGATGATGAAGGAGCACGAGCGCCGCGAGCACCTGAAGACCCTCGACGAGGagagcagaaagaaagaagaggagCATTACGAGGAGATGAAGAAAAAGCACGCAGATCACCCGAAAATCAACCATCCT gGAAGTCAGAATCAGCTGAAGGAGGTGTGGGAGGAGGCGGACGGTCTCGACCCTGACGATTTCGACCCCAAAACTTTCTTCAATCTTCACG ATACGAACGGAGACGGATTTTTTGACGAACAGGAATTGGAGGCGCTGTTTACTAAAGAG CTGGAGAAAATCTACGATCCTGCTAACGAGGAGGACGACATGGTGGAGATGGAGGAGGAGAGGTTACGGATGAGGGAACACGTCATGAATGAG gTTGACACAAACAAGGACCGTTTGGTCTCCTTAGACGAGTTCCTGGTCGCCACTAAGAAGAAAGAGTTCCTGGAGCCGGACAGTTGGGAG ACTCTGGAGCAAAACCAGGCGTACACCGAGGAGGAGATGCGCGAGTTTGAGGAACATCTCGTCAGGCAGGAGCAGGACCTGAACGAGAAGACGGCCGAGTTGCAGAAGCAGCGTGACGAGCTGGAGAGACAGCAGGAGCAGCTCAACGCGCAGAAAATAGAACTGCAACAA GCTGTAGAGCACATGGAACGGTTAAAAACTCAGAAGGGTCCACCTGAAGTTCATG TTGAGGGGAACGAAGTCCCAGAACCCCCTAAAAACGAGCACCAGCCTCCGCCCGCTGATCACCAGCAGCTGCCCCCGGGACACCAGGACGCTCCTGCAGCTCAGCAGGATTTGAGCCACAATCAGCCTTTGCCTCAGGATTCGCACCCCAATGTCATCCAGGACGTCCCACAAGTACCATAG
- the rps13 gene encoding 40S ribosomal protein S13 codes for MGRMHAPGKGLSQSALPYRRSVPTWLKLTSDDVKEQIFKLAKKGLTPSQIGVILRDSHGVAQVRFVTGNKILRILKSKGLAPDLPEDLYHLIKKAVAVRKHLERNRKDKDAKFRLILVESRIHRLARYYKTKRVLAPNWKYESSTASALVA; via the exons ATGGGTCGCATGCACGCTCCTGG tAAGGGCTTGTCCCAGTCAGCTCTCCCATACAGGCGCAGTGTGCCTACA TGGCTGAAGCTGACATCGGATGATGTTAAGGAGCAGATCTTCAAGCTGGCCAAGAAGGGTCTGACCCCATCGCAGATCG GTGTGATCCTCAGGGATTCTCATGGCGTGGCTCAGGTGCGCTTCGTCACCGGCAACAAGATCCTCCGTATCCTGAAATCCAAAGGCCTGGCTCCTGATCTGCCTGAGGATCTGTACCACCTGATCAAGAAGGCCGTCGCTGTCAGGAAGCACTTGGAGAGGAACAGGAAG GACAAGGACGCCAAGTTCCGTCTGATTCTTGTTGAGAGCAGAATCCACAGGCTGGCTCGTTACTACAAGACCAAGAGAGTTCTTGCTCCCAACTGGAAGTA CGAATCCTCCACGGCTTCTGCACTGGTGGCATAA